The proteins below are encoded in one region of Apostichopus japonicus isolate 1M-3 chromosome 22, ASM3797524v1, whole genome shotgun sequence:
- the LOC139964107 gene encoding ileal sodium/bile acid cotransporter-like, giving the protein MAYTLYLKIIASLLLFAGTCDSQELMDNTGITASYEPIDGDPLFVLIEGTNATINVTIHGILGNISVTKIESENPDFFIVIPSEYETTVDNGSATFPVRVRGVFIGVSPLVIHLEHTYLLYDTQGLARLQKETYEWTYSVRCGIRPTIWNTIFTWSLTVWLVISYVTMGAKIDLDVVWGKFRRPFGVIIGIVCQFGIMPILAFAIAKIVPITTESAIGLLIEGSCPGGWISNVFALMMDVDFILSITMTFCSSFMALVMMPFNLFLYATPFVEGRGTLKTPYRDICTQLALMMVPVLIGMYILRRHPSVAEKMTKGLKPISMGLIVISLALGIPALSYIFVTPFLTYVAASMLPFIGGILGFSIAKICRRGYPEAFTIAFETGVQNSLLASVVARFSYPYPENFLIARLPLLTAILTIIEGTAMIAMYVTYNIVTGKRQSLDDKSYEACDQDEGKYEEDAKTDGTANNNKNRPAYVALSSQEQEDEEEDVEKNNGQMAETDKYSELRDEEESQSNMNET; this is encoded by the exons ATGGCGTACACGTTGTATTTAAAA ATTATAGCCTCGCTATTACTTTTTGCTGGTACATGTGATAGTCAGGAACTGATGGACAATACTGGTATAACTGCCAGTTACGAACCCATAGATGGAGATCCACTATTCGTACTAATCGAGGGAACCAACGCCACCATTAATGTCACCATTCATGGAATTCTCGGAAATATATCTGTCACAAAAATTGAGAGCGAAAATCCAGATTTTTTTATCGTGATTCCTTCGGAGTACGAGACCACTGTCGATAATGGTTCGGCGACGTTTCCTGTCCGTGTACGAGGTGTCTTCATCGGTGTAAGTCCATTGGTCATTCACCTTGAACACACTTACTTGTTGTACGACACACAAGGACTGGCGAGGTTGCAGAAAGAAACCTACGAATGGACATACTCGGTGCGATGTGGAATTCGTCCTACGATTTGGAACACAATCTTTACTTGGTCCTTGACTGTGTGGCTCGTTATTTCGTATGTCACTATGGGCGCAAAAATTGACCTGGACGTGGTATGGGGAAAGTTTCGTCGTCCATTTGGAGTGATCATTGGCATAGTCTGTCAATTTGGCATTATGCCGATTCTAGCATTTGCTATTGCTAAAATAGTCCCCATCACAACAGAGTCTGCTATTGGGCTCTTGATTGAAGGGTCGTGTCCAGGTGGCTGGATTAGTAACGTATTCGCGCTCATGATGGACGTAGACTTTATCTTGAGCATTACAATGACATTCTGCTCAAGTTTCATGGCTTTAGTTATGATGCCTTTCAACCTGTTTTTGTATGCAACACCTTTCGTTGAAGGTAGGGGTACTCTGAAGACACCGTACCGTGATATATGTACCCAACTTGCTCTGATGATGGTGCCTGTACTGATTGGAATGTACATCTTACGAAGACACCCTAGCGTAGCAGAGAAAATGACCAAGGGACTAAAACCCATTTCAATGGGTCTCATTGTTATTAGTCTCGCACTTGGCATTCCTGCGTTGTCATACATATTCGTAACGCCGTTTCTTACTTACGTGGCTGCATCCATGCTTCCTTTCATTGGTGGTATCTTGGGGTTTTCGATTGCTAAAATTTGCCGTCGGGGATATCCAGAGGCATTTACTATCGCGTTTGAAACGGGAGTGCAAAACAGTTTGCTAGCATCAGTAGTGGCGAGGTTCTCTTATCCTTATCCTGAGAACTTCTTGATAGCTCGTTTACCTCTGCTCACAGCCATACTTACGATTATCGAAGGTACGGCAATGATAGCAATGTACGTAACCTACAACATAGTGACTGGAAAACGTCAGAGCCTTGACGACAAAAGTTACGAGGCTTGCGACCAAGATGAGGGTAAGTACGAAGAAGACGCAAAGACCGACGGTACtgccaacaacaacaagaacagaCCTGCGTATGTGGCTCTCTCATCTCAGGAGCAGGAAGATGAGGAAGAGGATGTAGAGAAGAACAATGGACAGATGGCAGAAACCGACAAGTACTCAGAGCTTCGAGATGAGGAGGAAAGTCAATCAAATATGAACGAGACTTGA